A portion of the Caenorhabditis elegans chromosome III genome contains these proteins:
- the F28F5.6 gene encoding uncharacterized protein (Confirmed by transcript evidence), whose amino-acid sequence MSTLIALFRRLLFRRRGTTEKASDESVKSQKPRTKSLNIPATNGSLREKTRIQVKRGSQVVIRNRSQSVTVERKHVSRGTSDKQNSPSSRRQSHYTIHKGGNNLPTSLAPTLTSSYRMRSSSATKPTIIYIH is encoded by the exons atgtcTACATTGATTGCTCTGTTCAGACGCTTGCTCTTTCGCCGTCGTGGCACCACTGAAAAAGCTTCAGATGAAAGTGTAAAATCACAAAAGCCAAGGACAAAATCTCTAAACATTCCTGCAACAAATGGCTCACTACGCGAAAAAACGCG aattcaaGTAAAACGTGGTTCCCAGGTGGTTATCCGGAACCGGAGTCAAAGTGTGACAGTGGAGAGGAAACACGTCAGCAGAGGCACTTCTGATAAG CAAAATTCTCCATCCAGCCGTCGTCAATCACACTATACAATTCACAAAGGAGGAAACAACTTACCGACTAGCTTGGCACCAACCCTAACATCCAGCTATCGCATGAGATCTTCTTCTGCCACGAAACCCACTATCATCTACATTCATTAA